From Streptomyces yatensis, one genomic window encodes:
- a CDS encoding Dabb family protein, with product MIYHGIRMKLRKGVTAQQIDEALDCLKDQGRAIPAVKSFIFGREYNSDFDWSAVFALEDLDAYWEYLIHPVHVTSERVGFPLIERFESFDISDTPHPELGAKIAELQKRHYEADPGLAELLSGLDSHTGSSALGHSG from the coding sequence ATGATCTACCACGGCATCCGCATGAAACTCAGGAAAGGCGTCACCGCCCAGCAGATCGACGAGGCGCTGGACTGCCTCAAGGACCAGGGCCGGGCCATTCCCGCCGTGAAATCGTTCATCTTCGGCCGCGAATACAACAGCGACTTCGACTGGAGTGCGGTGTTCGCCCTGGAAGATCTGGACGCGTACTGGGAGTACCTCATCCACCCGGTGCACGTGACATCGGAACGGGTCGGCTTCCCCCTGATCGAAAGGTTCGAGAGCTTCGACATCTCCGACACCCCCCACCCCGAACTGGGCGCCAAGATCGCAGAGCTGCAGAAGCGGCACTACGAAGCCGACCCGGGGCTCGCCGAGCTGTTGTCCGGCCTCGACTCCCACACCGGCAGCAGCGCTCTTGGGCACAGCGGTTGA
- a CDS encoding DUF4232 domain-containing protein produces MKNKLTAVALAALVVAGTAATVIPASAATAKAAPTRCHTADLKAGFAMGEDARPEMDQAEKETQAHIWFSNKSTRTCTLSGFAGVDMIGAQGTDGTWSLARSSKTPEKMVLEPGDTTDFSINLLPVAASTPQKEKFVPAKFLVTPPNETEHFTLKWPFGGQILKQDGATHPGTYLNPVGL; encoded by the coding sequence ATGAAGAACAAGCTGACCGCCGTGGCCCTTGCGGCCCTCGTCGTCGCCGGCACCGCCGCCACGGTCATCCCGGCCTCGGCCGCCACCGCCAAGGCCGCGCCGACCCGCTGCCACACCGCCGATCTGAAGGCCGGCTTCGCCATGGGGGAGGACGCGAGGCCGGAGATGGATCAGGCCGAGAAGGAAACCCAGGCGCACATCTGGTTCAGCAACAAGAGCACGCGCACCTGCACCCTGTCCGGCTTCGCCGGTGTCGACATGATCGGCGCTCAGGGGACCGACGGCACCTGGTCGCTGGCACGCTCCTCCAAGACGCCCGAGAAGATGGTCCTGGAGCCGGGAGACACGACGGACTTCAGCATCAATCTGCTCCCGGTGGCCGCGTCCACGCCGCAGAAGGAGAAGTTCGTTCCGGCGAAGTTCCTGGTCACCCCGCCGAACGAGACGGAGCACTTCACCCTGAAGTGGCCGTTCGGCGGCCAGATCCTCAAGCAGGACGGCGCCACCCACCCCGGCACCTACCTCAACCCGGTCGGCCTGTAA
- a CDS encoding ABC transporter permease, with protein MPFATAVPQVTAPHTAAATRSPGEVDNRAAYIGFGLAYVFGHGSAALSKGTSPLLDLPGWLPMALLGAGLAAGTVQATRAALRAQRGAAGPDLLSGKLLGASWLIGFAALFLAITGLSSAVEMPDLQSMLWPTGSGLIVGLLYVSEGAARRNVLHYGLGVWLALTSTAALFLGTPGLYWVLAIAGGGAYAVATVLERRRLGIR; from the coding sequence ATGCCTTTCGCCACCGCCGTCCCCCAGGTCACCGCCCCGCACACCGCCGCCGCGACGCGCTCACCGGGCGAGGTCGACAACCGCGCGGCCTACATCGGCTTCGGACTCGCCTACGTGTTCGGGCACGGCTCCGCCGCGCTCTCCAAGGGCACCAGCCCGCTGCTCGATCTGCCCGGTTGGCTGCCCATGGCACTCCTCGGCGCCGGACTCGCGGCCGGCACCGTCCAGGCCACCCGCGCCGCCCTGCGCGCCCAGCGCGGCGCCGCCGGGCCGGACCTCCTGTCCGGCAAACTGCTCGGCGCCTCCTGGCTCATCGGCTTCGCCGCCCTGTTCCTCGCCATCACCGGCCTGTCGTCCGCCGTCGAGATGCCCGACCTGCAGTCCATGCTCTGGCCCACCGGATCCGGCCTCATCGTCGGCCTGCTCTACGTCAGCGAAGGCGCCGCACGCCGCAACGTCCTGCATTACGGCCTCGGCGTCTGGCTCGCGCTGACCTCCACCGCCGCGCTCTTCCTCGGCACCCCCGGCCTCTACTGGGTCCTCGCCATCGCCGGTGGGGGCGCCTACGCCGTCGCCACCGTCCTCGAACGCCGCCGCCTCGGCATCCGCTGA
- a CDS encoding TetR/AcrR family transcriptional regulator — MEKTSAAGPAAPKRARTRNRRGEGSRLREDIISAAAALLDETGDEHAITLRSVARKVGIAAPSIYPHFPDQPAIMLAVVQREFAQLETLLRSVAQEAGDDPREQLYAVCRSYLAFAKSHPERYRTMFGGLWMPTLGDNSLTEEDLVSLGSGAIQVLVDVLTDCAAAGQCATSDPSLDAITLWLSLHGLAHQRAVIRAFPWSEESIADSIITGITRLKDA; from the coding sequence GTGGAGAAGACCAGCGCGGCAGGCCCGGCCGCACCGAAACGGGCGCGCACGCGCAACCGTCGCGGCGAGGGCAGCCGCCTGCGCGAGGACATCATCTCCGCCGCCGCGGCACTGCTCGACGAGACCGGCGACGAACACGCCATCACCCTGCGGTCGGTCGCCCGCAAAGTGGGCATCGCCGCCCCGTCGATCTACCCGCACTTCCCCGACCAGCCGGCCATCATGCTGGCCGTCGTACAGCGGGAATTCGCCCAACTGGAAACCCTCCTGCGCTCCGTCGCACAGGAGGCCGGCGATGACCCACGAGAACAGCTGTATGCGGTCTGCCGGTCCTACCTCGCCTTCGCGAAGAGCCACCCCGAGCGCTACCGCACGATGTTCGGCGGCCTCTGGATGCCGACCCTGGGCGACAACTCCCTGACCGAGGAGGACCTCGTCAGCCTCGGCTCGGGGGCCATTCAGGTACTCGTCGACGTCCTCACGGACTGCGCCGCCGCAGGCCAGTGCGCCACCAGCGACCCGTCGCTCGACGCGATCACGCTGTGGCTCAGCCTGCACGGTCTCGCGCACCAGCGTGCCGTCATCCGGGCCTTCCCCTGGTCCGAGGAGAGCATCGCGGACTCCATCATCACCGGAATCACCCGGCTCAAGGACGCCTGA
- a CDS encoding carbohydrate ABC transporter permease — translation MSTATADGAATPGRASSAPPAKRPSAKKRKSVMGTRPWLAAVFLLPALVLLGALVVYPIGYSVYRSFFDASGNGFVGLDNYQEMFSDDATKTAIKNNIIWLILAPTVSTALGLIFAVLTERVRWATAFKLVVFMPMAISMLAAGIIFRLVYEQDPDKGVANAMWVSVHDSFSESPPFPGAHPRPTAGLTEAPGGSFTTRDTVRAGTPASLPLVAAKRGDISGAQDAKAAKAEPGKVTGTVWFDFTRGGGGEQGAIDKGEKAMADLKIEAVKDGKVVARTTSASDGTYTLPAKAEGAQLRLPAWNFAQPYNGVDWLGPSIVTPAIIGAYVWIWAGFAMVLIAAGLAGVPRELMEAARMDGATEWQVFRRITVPMLAPVLSVVVVTLMINVMKIFDLVYIIAPGPSQDDANVLALQLFQSSFGTDVNQGLGSAIAVLLLLLVLPIMFINIRRIRRESRR, via the coding sequence ATGTCGACCGCGACAGCGGACGGCGCGGCCACACCTGGCCGGGCATCGTCCGCCCCACCGGCAAAGCGACCGAGCGCCAAGAAGAGGAAGAGCGTCATGGGCACCCGCCCCTGGCTGGCGGCGGTGTTCCTGCTGCCCGCCCTGGTGCTGCTCGGTGCCCTCGTCGTCTATCCGATCGGCTACTCCGTCTACCGGAGCTTCTTCGACGCCTCGGGCAATGGCTTCGTCGGCCTGGACAACTACCAGGAGATGTTCTCCGACGACGCCACCAAGACGGCGATCAAGAACAACATCATCTGGCTGATCCTGGCCCCCACCGTCTCCACCGCCCTGGGCCTGATCTTCGCCGTGCTCACCGAACGGGTGCGCTGGGCCACCGCCTTCAAGCTGGTCGTCTTCATGCCGATGGCGATCTCGATGCTGGCGGCGGGCATCATCTTCCGGCTGGTCTACGAGCAGGACCCGGACAAGGGCGTGGCCAACGCCATGTGGGTGAGCGTGCATGACTCCTTCAGCGAGTCGCCGCCGTTCCCCGGCGCCCATCCGCGTCCCACCGCCGGGCTGACCGAGGCGCCGGGCGGCTCGTTCACCACCCGGGACACCGTCCGCGCCGGCACCCCCGCCTCGCTGCCGCTGGTCGCGGCCAAGCGCGGGGACATCAGCGGGGCGCAGGACGCCAAGGCCGCCAAGGCCGAGCCGGGGAAGGTGACCGGCACCGTCTGGTTCGACTTCACCCGGGGCGGCGGTGGCGAGCAGGGCGCCATCGACAAGGGCGAGAAGGCGATGGCCGACCTCAAGATCGAGGCGGTCAAGGACGGCAAGGTCGTCGCCCGGACGACCTCGGCGTCGGACGGTACGTACACCCTCCCGGCCAAGGCCGAGGGCGCCCAACTGCGGCTGCCCGCCTGGAACTTCGCCCAGCCGTACAACGGCGTGGACTGGCTCGGCCCGTCCATCGTCACCCCCGCCATCATCGGGGCGTACGTCTGGATCTGGGCCGGTTTCGCGATGGTGCTGATCGCGGCGGGGCTCGCGGGGGTGCCGCGTGAGCTGATGGAGGCCGCGCGGATGGACGGCGCCACCGAGTGGCAGGTCTTCCGGCGGATCACGGTGCCGATGCTGGCGCCGGTGCTCTCGGTCGTCGTCGTCACACTGATGATCAACGTGATGAAGATCTTCGACCTGGTGTACATCATCGCGCCGGGCCCCTCGCAGGACGACGCCAACGTGCTGGCGCTCCAGCTCTTCCAGTCGTCCTTCGGCACCGATGTCAACCAGGGCCTCGGCAGCGCCATCGCCGTACTGCTGCTGTTGCTCGTGCTGCCCATCATGTTCATCAACATCCGCCGGATCCGAAGGGAGAGCCGCCGATGA
- a CDS encoding ABC transporter substrate-binding protein translates to MHVSLPAKRSTRAAVALLAAGALMLTAAGCGGGDGDTVSGGPPPNTVKLPSLKGQKLQVTAVWTGTEQENFTKVLKEFEKRTGAKVSFVPSGDDMAGFVGSKVAGGAPPDVAMVGQVGVMREFAQKGWAKPLGAEASAELAKNYAKGWQDLGSYEGKPYGVYFKTSNKSLLWYNTSAFDYAGAKVPKTWQEFLAQAQLISDSGTDAVAIGGQDGWTLTDWFENVYLSQAGAEKYDQLAQHKIKWTDPSVKKALETLAELWGTKGLVAGGRSGALQTAFPDSVTKAFGNKAEPDAGMVFEADFVAANVADAGAELDQDAKVFPFPAVGGKAPVVTGGDVGVALKNSKAAQALLTFLASPDAGTIWAQSGGFISANKNVKFSAYPNASMRKIAQALIAAGNDFRFDMSDQAPASFGGKPAQGEWKALQDFLKNPRNVEGIQRQLEADAAKAYKN, encoded by the coding sequence ATGCACGTATCGCTTCCTGCGAAGCGTTCGACACGAGCTGCGGTGGCCCTGCTGGCGGCGGGAGCACTCATGCTCACCGCCGCGGGCTGCGGCGGTGGCGACGGAGACACGGTCAGCGGCGGTCCGCCGCCGAACACCGTGAAGCTGCCATCTCTCAAGGGGCAGAAACTCCAGGTCACCGCGGTATGGACGGGCACCGAGCAGGAGAACTTCACCAAGGTGCTGAAGGAGTTCGAGAAACGCACCGGCGCCAAGGTCTCCTTCGTGCCCAGCGGTGACGACATGGCGGGCTTCGTCGGCTCGAAGGTCGCGGGCGGCGCCCCGCCGGATGTCGCGATGGTCGGGCAGGTCGGCGTGATGCGCGAGTTCGCCCAGAAGGGCTGGGCCAAGCCGCTCGGCGCCGAAGCCAGCGCCGAGCTGGCCAAGAACTACGCCAAGGGCTGGCAGGACCTCGGCTCGTACGAGGGCAAGCCCTACGGGGTGTATTTCAAGACCAGCAACAAATCCCTGCTCTGGTACAACACCTCCGCGTTCGACTACGCGGGCGCCAAGGTGCCGAAGACCTGGCAGGAATTCCTGGCCCAGGCCCAGCTGATCTCCGACTCCGGCACCGACGCGGTCGCGATCGGCGGCCAGGACGGCTGGACGCTCACCGACTGGTTCGAGAACGTCTATCTCTCCCAGGCCGGCGCCGAGAAGTACGACCAGCTCGCCCAGCACAAGATCAAGTGGACCGATCCGTCGGTGAAGAAGGCGCTCGAGACGCTCGCCGAGCTGTGGGGCACCAAGGGTCTGGTCGCGGGCGGCCGGAGCGGTGCGCTGCAGACCGCGTTCCCGGACTCGGTCACCAAGGCGTTCGGCAACAAGGCGGAGCCGGACGCGGGCATGGTCTTCGAGGCCGACTTCGTCGCCGCCAACGTCGCCGACGCGGGCGCGGAGCTGGACCAGGACGCGAAGGTGTTCCCGTTCCCGGCGGTGGGCGGCAAGGCACCGGTGGTGACCGGCGGCGACGTCGGCGTGGCGCTGAAGAACAGCAAGGCGGCGCAGGCGCTGCTCACCTTCCTCGCCTCCCCGGACGCCGGGACGATCTGGGCCCAGTCCGGCGGATTCATCTCGGCGAACAAAAACGTCAAGTTCAGCGCCTATCCCAATGCCTCGATGCGCAAGATCGCACAAGCGCTGATCGCGGCGGGCAATGACTTCCGGTTCGACATGTCCGACCAGGCTCCCGCCTCCTTCGGTGGCAAGCCGGCCCAGGGCGAATGGAAAGCGCTCCAGGACTTCCTCAAGAACCCGAGGAATGTCGAAGGCATCCAGCGCCAGCTGGAAGCGGATGCCGCCAAGGCGTACAAGAACTGA
- a CDS encoding carbohydrate ABC transporter permease, giving the protein MTSADTVVQAKQSLVARIAARAGGGVMRVVLLLIGLLWLMPTAGLLLSSLRDPAEVDLSGWWKVFTDPGQLTFSGYDKILGNQQITDSLWTTLAITVPATLLVVVIGALAGYAFAWMDFPGRDWWFLIVVGLLVVPVQVALIPVAKLFGEIGIFQTTTGVVLFHTAFGLPFAIFLLRNFFAEIPRELLEAARLDGAGELRLFLRVVMPLGGPAIASLGIFQFLWVWNDMLVALIFADSGNPPITVALQQQVRQFGNNIDILGPGAFVSMLIPLAVFFAFQRQFVAGVMAGAVK; this is encoded by the coding sequence ATGACCAGCGCGGACACGGTCGTACAGGCGAAGCAGTCCCTGGTCGCGCGGATCGCCGCCCGCGCCGGCGGCGGGGTGATGCGGGTCGTCCTCCTCCTGATCGGCCTGCTGTGGCTGATGCCCACCGCAGGACTGCTGCTGTCCTCCCTGCGGGACCCGGCCGAGGTGGACCTCTCGGGCTGGTGGAAGGTCTTCACCGACCCCGGGCAGCTCACCTTCAGCGGCTACGACAAGATCCTGGGCAATCAGCAGATCACCGACTCGCTGTGGACCACCCTCGCGATCACCGTCCCGGCGACCCTGCTGGTCGTGGTGATCGGCGCGCTGGCCGGTTACGCCTTCGCCTGGATGGACTTCCCCGGCCGCGACTGGTGGTTCCTCATCGTGGTCGGCCTGCTGGTGGTCCCGGTCCAGGTCGCGCTGATCCCGGTGGCCAAGCTCTTCGGTGAGATCGGCATCTTCCAGACCACCACGGGCGTGGTCCTCTTCCACACCGCCTTCGGCCTCCCCTTCGCGATCTTCCTGCTGCGGAACTTCTTCGCGGAGATCCCCCGGGAACTGCTGGAGGCGGCCCGCCTCGATGGCGCGGGCGAACTGCGCCTGTTCCTGCGCGTCGTGATGCCGCTGGGCGGCCCGGCCATCGCCTCGCTGGGCATCTTCCAGTTCCTGTGGGTCTGGAACGACATGCTGGTCGCCCTGATCTTCGCGGACAGCGGCAACCCGCCGATCACGGTCGCCCTGCAGCAGCAGGTCCGGCAGTTCGGCAACAACATCGACATCCTCGGCCCGGGCGCCTTCGTCTCGATGCTCATCCCGCTGGCGGTCTTCTTCGCCTTCCAGCGGCAGTTCGTGGCGGGCGTGATGGCGGGCGCGGTGAAGTAA
- a CDS encoding medium chain dehydrogenase/reductase family protein, with product MSTPVATRATEIVLPGAVEPSGLEVRTRDLPAPDTGQVLLRMDATGVCFAEQQMRRGKYYDQPPFPFVPGYDVVGTVTATGPGVDAGMTGRRFAAVTKVGAWASHLLIDAAELMPVPDGMAAATAETVVVNGITAWQMLHRTAKVRAGGTVVVLGANGGVGSILVQLARHAGITVIGTAAARHHASVRELGAIPVDYRDPDMYDQIRKIAPDGVDAVFDHVGGPGVVQSWRLLRRGGTLVSYGTAATKDEEGSSQLPVLKLFGQLAAWNSLPNGKSAHFYNFWAGRRCRTEWRRRLTEDLTEVLRLVADGVLTPRIAAEIPLHEAASALALAESRTVIGKVVLVPGA from the coding sequence ATGAGCACGCCGGTCGCCACCCGTGCCACCGAGATCGTCCTGCCCGGCGCGGTCGAGCCGAGCGGCCTGGAGGTCCGGACCCGCGACCTTCCCGCTCCGGACACGGGCCAGGTCCTCCTGCGGATGGACGCGACCGGAGTCTGCTTCGCCGAGCAGCAGATGCGCCGCGGCAAGTACTACGACCAGCCACCGTTCCCCTTCGTGCCCGGGTACGACGTGGTGGGCACCGTCACCGCGACGGGGCCCGGCGTGGACGCCGGGATGACCGGACGCCGGTTCGCCGCGGTCACCAAGGTCGGCGCGTGGGCCAGTCATCTGCTGATCGACGCCGCGGAGTTGATGCCGGTGCCGGACGGCATGGCCGCGGCCACCGCGGAGACCGTGGTCGTCAACGGGATCACCGCCTGGCAGATGCTGCACCGGACGGCCAAGGTGCGCGCCGGCGGAACCGTGGTGGTGCTGGGCGCCAACGGCGGTGTCGGCTCCATCCTCGTGCAACTCGCCCGGCACGCCGGGATCACGGTGATCGGCACGGCCGCGGCGCGGCACCACGCAAGCGTGCGCGAACTGGGCGCGATCCCGGTCGACTACCGCGACCCGGACATGTACGACCAGATCCGGAAGATCGCACCGGACGGCGTCGACGCGGTCTTCGACCACGTCGGCGGTCCCGGAGTGGTGCAGTCGTGGCGGCTGCTGCGCCGGGGCGGAACCCTGGTCTCGTACGGCACCGCGGCGACGAAGGACGAAGAGGGCAGCTCGCAACTGCCGGTGCTGAAGCTGTTCGGGCAGCTCGCGGCATGGAACTCACTGCCCAACGGCAAGAGCGCGCACTTCTACAACTTCTGGGCGGGCCGGCGCTGCCGGACGGAATGGCGGCGCCGGCTGACCGAGGACCTCACCGAGGTACTGCGCCTCGTGGCCGACGGCGTCCTCACCCCGCGGATCGCCGCCGAGATCCCGCTGCACGAGGCCGCTTCGGCGCTGGCGCTCGCCGAGTCCCGCACCGTCATCGGAAAGGTCGTCCTCGTCCCGGGGGCCTGA